ttaagCAGTTTGCAGAGTAAAATTCTCCAACAACAAGGCTTGAAAGTGAAGACAAGGTATCTTTCTTTAATCACCATTGAACTTTAGCTAAGTGCAGGAGTACTATGAATCTCATTATGCAAAATAAAAAGGGTTATTCTTACATTTACTAATCAATTCAAATTAGAGAAACAGGTTAGTATATAAATACAAAATGTACTATGAATCTCATGATGAAAAATACGAAGTGTTCTCAAAATAAAGACCTTTCACTATTTCCTGGAGAAACACAGTTGAAAACAAGTGTATTGAGTTACCGTGGTAATTTACACATTTAACAAATGACACTTGGAAAGAAACTTTAGGTGACTTTAAGATATTAGAACTAAGGCATAAACTTCACATTTTTTCAGATAACATACACTTTCTATCTTTTCTGATAACAAGATACATTTTCAAATTAACCATAGAGATAAGTGGAGTTTCTGATTGGAGGATTTAAGAACTGCCAAGATTTGGCTCCATTGTACATTTGCCACAAAAACCTGAATTCATGATTTATGGGAAAAATTTGGACAAGTTAATGTGGTGACTTTTTATGTTAAAGCAGGTGATTTGCTTGGATCTACATGAGCAAGTAGTCCAATTCGTGATCTTGGCATAACCTCAATCTTTGATGCCACAACGGAGGTTGCAAGAGAACTCCAATGATATGGAAGGGATGGATGTGATAATTGTAGTTCCTATGTTCATATAGAAGTTTAAGGTGAAAAGTGATGATGAAGACACTTAACGTCTAGATGTGGACACACAATGAGTCATTCTTAGTTGGATCCTTCCATTGATTGTGAATGAATCCATTTCGATTAGGAAAAGAATATATCTATGTAATTGAACTGTGTCCAGTGGCACCTCTCAAGAATCAAGCTTTTAAATGATCATCCACTCCTCTAAAGTATTAACtacaaaaattatataaaagggGAATGAATGTGAATGAGAATAGTGTGTTCTTTGAGTTATAAAAGACAACACCTTCTAATGTCATTCTCTCACTTAGACCAATTAGAGATGGTGCCTGTCAAAAGTCCATGGACTGAAGTTGTTTGCAGGAGACATAAAAGGCAAAGATAACAAAGATATTGAGAAATTAAATGCACCTAAGATATGCTTAACAGCGAGGATTGAGAATGTTGGATTGAACAGCCTGTTTTTTTTTGTGACATAACTAACCTTAAGacatatttcatttttttggttttctatgATTTCTCCTTCCTAGTTATGCTATCACCTTGAACGGAGAACTTGGAAGCTGTCTCCATTTATGTCCCACTCTGTTCTATTCTCTAGTAAGTTTAATAACTTCAGAAGTGTAGACTTTTTAAGCAAGTGGGGTTTTCCACTGTACTACACTAAAACATGATATTGTCATGGAAGTAAGAcactaaaaacagaaacaaGCAATTTTAAGAAATCGATTCCGACCTCGATTTACGAACAGCTTACTTAGTATGCCGACACAATAATCAAGTCGACAAGCAGAGCTAAAGAAAATAACAGATAGTGCACAAAACTAATgccatatataaaaatatattaaacccTGCAATTAGCCTTAAAACGCATaaaaaatgaaattgatcaatGATCATCCAAAAGAGTGTTAGAACTATAGTAAATTAAAATTAGAAGtttcaatcttcttcttttttccaaaaaaaaaaaatcacttacaGCAGGCAAATGAAGCGAGAGCCAATCATCCCCACCACCAGAAACGCGCAAATCGAGCGGGCCTTCCAACTCCAAATCCCTGACGACAGGCATCAATCCCTCCACGGCGGTTCCGGCCGTCAAATCCGGCCCGAACTCCACCGCGCCCGCGCGGCGCGCCTTCCTCCAGGAGAGCACCTCGTCAGAAAGCTTCGACACCACAACCGTCCGACCCACACGAACGTGGAACTCGTACCTCTGGAATCCCCCGACCCTAGCGCCTCCGGCGTCCAGATCCGAAACCCTAACCTCCCCTTCCCACCGCTCCCTCGCCGCGATCGCCTTCACCACGCCCTGCACGACCCCGCGTTGCACTCAGTGTTGcaattttagagagagagagagagagagaaaggccgAAGGAGATATACCTGCAGGAACAGAGGGGTTTGCGGCGACGGAGAAGAGGCGAGGCGGGAGGCGTTGGAGGAGGGAAGGGAGAGCACGAGAGTGGCGGAGGAGAAGAGGATGGAAATAAATACGAGAGTCGCTGCCATCGCGTCTGGTCTCCCTACTTTGGCTCAAAGACAACGAGGAGGTAGCGATCGTCGGGGTCCGGTCATGGAAGACCAGGTCGGAATATCGCGTTCCGGCGGAAGGGATAAGCTACCCAGGGAATGGGACGGTCGTATCCGAGGACTGTGGTATAGGGGTTGGACGGCTGCGGATGCAAGCGATGCTTATGCCTTACGTGGACGATAACGCGGTGAGGATTAGAGTTAGATGCGAGGTCTGTGTCGGTTTTACAGTGCCTGGATATCCGAGCCTGCAGGGAGGAAGCGACCAGAATCTAATCTTCTAGTACGGTAAGCGATATTAGGTCGACCAGATCCACAATAGATTTAGACTAAATTttcttgtcttttctttttatgtatAATCGCAACACGCATTAGAATGATTTCAACCTTCATCCAATAATTTCTCTGGTTAGTGTTCCAAAAAAGGAAGGCTTATTTATAGAGAAAGATCCATTTTTCACTCTCAAGTCTCTAAACATTCCTCCAGTGAAGGTTGCCATGTTTTTAGAGGATTGCCGGTATGATTTATACGTGCAGTGAGATAGCAaccataaaatttaatttctagGCCTCTTCCAAATCCCTACTGAATAAGGGTTCAAACTAATTAAGCTAACACTAGTTGGCATCTATTTGCTTGTATATTTgtttagcatttttttttaagatggtAAACGAATTGCTAAATTGGGCATTGCATGtcagatttttttcttaattactGAAGTATTTCTAGAATACAATGGTTTCAGGGATGCGAATGATGTCTACTGATCTGACAGGGCTCATTTCTCACCTAATGCCTATAACTAGGGGTCTACTGGTCTAGGAAAGAAAGTCAACAGTGACCACgttatgcagggtttgagagATTCTACATTGAAGTCCATGTAATCCTCCAGTGCATCCCGCCATCCACCATTTTTTATGGCGGGAGCTATCCGACTCGGATGGGAGTGAGGCGGAAACCTTTACCATAGGAAAAATAGGTTTTTTCGGCTGTGATGCGATCTGCCaatgcaaataaaaaataaaaaatatcggTAATTTAATCAccatgccaaaaatcattatgGTGTGCACTTCAGGTATACTCGTATCCAGCTTCCAAATTTTTGAGTTCAACCGTGCGTATCTAGCTTCCAAACTTCTAACTTTGTACATTTTTAATAtgaatatattcaaaaaaaaaaaaaaatcaacatttCGCAAAGTGCACTAGGTAATTCACCCACAGTCAGCTTCTTTAATTTTTCTGTAAATATATCTATAACTCAACGTTACCTTTCACCATGATTCAGATATTTCATAAGGGATGGTGCCCATCTGTACCATCAAATTGCcctaaatctaattaattactGTAGCCGAATCGTCGGTCTAACAAAATTATTCTGGCCCGCAGTATATACTGTGCACATTCCAAACCAGCCGCACGCTGCTCTCAACTCCGTGCGTTCTTTACTCGCAGGCATCCGACACAATATATCGTGCCTCATGCCCATGTCCTGCATTGATGACTTCCCGTTTTCCGGTAAATATTTATCATTTAACTTCGCTACGGGCATCTAGTCATGCAGCCTCAGTTCAAATTCCTGTATTAATTTATAAGAGAAAGGACCCCAAGACCCAGAGAAGAAATAAGTTTCGGCGTGCATTCATTGCAGAGAGACAAAGCAAGAGGCATCTTCAGTCAACAACTGCGTGCTATAAACTTTGGCAATTCTTATAGGGGTAATTAATTCCCCACCCTCCAAAAGACCGCGTTATAACAAATCTGGCTCGTAAAACATGATAAACCAAGGACACAAAGAAGTGGTGGCTGCGCGTCATGAAATATTGAAGGCCTGGAAGTTCCTTCTACCAATTTAAGCAATTTTAGACCCCTCTTGTTTTAGTTTtttcattttatatatatatatatatatatatatgtatatataacttCACTGTCAGGCTGTCAGCTTCTTGTAAAATTTTGCAGGTGGAGAATGCGAAGTCCAAGAAGATGACTATGGAACTTGAAGATGAAGTAAAAAGGCTCTCCAGTCAACAGAATCTCCAGCAGTACATTCATCACCATGCTAAAATTAAGGAAGGGTAGAACTTCGAATTATacattttcagattttttttttcttgatgcaATATAATTCACCCAGTGCAACAGGAGGAGAACAGTCTCTTAACATTACAGATTGAAGACCTAAACGCATTTGCAGCGATCAGAGCCGGTCCTTTCACGTGTGAAAGAAGAGCTTGCTCGTTATCGAGCTTCTTGTGGAAAGAACCCACATGCTATAAACATAGACGAGCAGGATCAGCTGGTGAGGAAGAAACTGCAGGTATATTACTTAGCGGACtgaatgagtttttttttatttttattttttataagtcAAGTCACGGAATGCTGCATGGCCATGCAGCGTGATTCTACGAAAACAAGAGGGAGTCTTCACTTTCCAAGTTGCTGATACTTTCGCTTCTGAGGTCTCTTAAGGCTAACGCCAGCTGCTGGCTATAGTACTTACAGGAACAAGATCGATCTCCTGCAACAGCAACTTGGAAACACTCTTAGGTTCCTTTCTTAATTTCCACGTACACCATCAGATGATCGACACGGTGCAATTGCAAACTACTCTTTGCCCTTTTTTCCTAGTGATGTTTCCCCGCCCAACATCCACGTCTTTCACGAATATATGATATATTCACCGTTTCTTCTTCATTCCCCACATAATACGCACCCATGCGGGCTTTCCATTTCCCAACCAGATCCAGCAATCCGGCCCTACTGGAGTTGTGATCAAGGCGATCCCATCTGGTCATGAGCCAAACACACCCTGGAAGTGGATCTCGCCGCCTACCACCGCCTGCATCCAGGGCCTCTCTCGATGTGTCACTCGCACGGCGAGGATCCCCTCACCGAGGACCTAATTTTCGAGACTCAAATGGAAGTCCTTGCCCCTGTTTTTGGTCTTCAGTCGATCCCGTTGCTGCTTCGGTTTCACGTCGCTAGCCCCTGTTTCAGTCATCGCCAGCCCCTATTTCACAGCCTCACAGGGGATACGCGGAGAGAAAGAGGACCGAAGGAGTGCAGCTCCCTTCTCTATCACGTTGGGCCGATTCCCTTCCCTGTTGGAAAAGGATCAGACGGCCGAAGTCTCCAACTCCGACCACCGGGCTGGAGCTTCCATTCCCTGCTGTACATTGGAGGTACCAGGCGGAACCGCCTTGCCGCCATTGTAGGAGCAGGTCGGGCCCAGTCCGGTCCAGTCAGGTCCAGGTGAATCAGGACAATTCCGATCGGCTTGATTTttccgggtcgggtcgggtcgggtcggatcgttGGTGGTGGTTCTCAGCGGACCCGGGGCCCGGTTCGCGAGTCCCTATCGGACTCTTCCACGCTTGAGCGCGGCGAGGGGCCAAATGCTGGCCCTCTCTtcgcctctccctctctcctggTGCTCTCCTTCCATCTGGGTCTAGGGTTTCAGCCATCAACGTCCAAATCATTCCCAAAAGCATCTTATCTTCGAGAGAAGGTAATCTATTCGCCGCATTTGGAATCTTTTCCAAGATTTCCACCGTTTTGGAACCGTACTCTTTTCTCGACCTCCAATTACCATCTGAGAGTTGgtgtctctctctttcttgcacGGGGAATCCGATACTCCTGCTGCTATATAAGCAATCGGGGCTTGTAGAGGGAGAAACAGAAACAAGAGCTTACAATTTTCATTGTTCAGTCTTTGTTTCTGAGGAAATGAGCTCGGCGGCGCTGGGAGCAGTTTCTGTGGATGTCGGAAGCCTACAAAAGGTCGGTATTGCGAACTGTTTTTTATGGATAAGCAAGGGAAGTGGAAATATTGTTTCTTTAAGTAAAAAGGAATTGATTTTTATTAGCAGAACGAAGTGGGGAGACTGAAAGTAAGGAGACGGAGTGGATTAGTGCTTCGGGTGAGAGCATCCGTGGCTTCGTCGCAGCAAAGCTTGCAGCTTGCAAAGGGCAAGACACAGAAATCAGAGAAAACGGTCCAAATTGGGGTCTTGGGGGCCAGTGGTTATACTGGGGCCGAGgcatacttctttttttttttaaatccgtTTTTACTCCTTTTCTATTGGAATTTTTAGCTGGTAACCGATAGAATTTAAAttagataatgattttggaaGATTTATTTCAATTGGTTTAAAAATTATGTAGGGAGGAAAGAAGTAGTTGAGTACTTGATTCTCTAAATGCAGCATATACAAATGTGAAGAATAATACCCTTTCTTCTGATTTTCACTTTTCTAAATCATTAATGTTCATGGCTGATCATTAGATTTCCGAATCTGGGTCTCCACTGGCAGTATTTTGCAATATCCTTCCTCTGAAGTTGTTTAGTATTTTTAAAGATCAGTCAGCAGTAGACTCTATTTTGAAGCTTGAGCTATATCTTTCTCTAAAAGATGTATAATTCTTTGGTAAGGACAAGTGGAATAGGCTACGGTAGATGGATGTCCAAGAATCTTGTGTGTTGAGATGTATGAGGTTGGATGATTCCTTTGATGCCTTGGGTGTGCCACGAGAAGATCTAGAATTTAAGGGAGTGCTGAAAACTATATATGTCTTATATAGAGGCTACTTATCTGTATACATAAAGATGACATGTGCAAGAAAAATCATAATTGACGATGCTTTGCTGACAATTTTTTGTAGATATTagttatagaaaattttctttattcctTTATGCTTTTGTTTCATTCTGGATATACAGCTGTTTCTTCTTTTGCTTCATCTTTTGGGTTTCAATCTGCTGGGTTTGTGTCATTATCGCTTGTCGTGCTCCTAGTGTACAATTATTGATAAGCTGATTAATAATGATGCCTTTTACCTATTAAAAGAAGTTTCACAATTCTTTCATGCCAATGTGTTATGTGATTGATCTGTAAGTCCAAGTTATAGGTCCAAACCCAGCTTAACCATCTGATAAGGTAGAAGTAATCAAACTATGCAGGGCATGGCCTTGTAAGAAATTGGGCTCTACCTTATACAACTATACAAGATATAATTTTCTAGTCCTACTGTTATGCTTATCTATAATGCTAGGTGGTGGCTTGTTATAGGttattttctttcattgttATTGTTTGAACTTTATCAGACTATAACTACTACGCTGTGATTTTCTTATCTGCATGGTTTTCAGTTTTGAGatttgggtctctctctctctctctctctctcggagcATTTCCAGTGACATGCAAGTTCTTCAATTTTGTTTGACAGATTATTCGGCTCCTGGCAAACCATCCTCAGTTTGGCATTATGCTCATGACTGCTGATAGAAAAGCTGGTCAATCAATTGGATCGGTATTTCCTCACTTGATCACACAGGTACATTTCTTATCCTTCTTTTCCCTCCCCTCTTGCTTTGTCTTAAGGTTTCAGTTGCTGGTTTAACCATTAATATGTTCTCAAATGATCTAGTATTGGACCTCAGTAATTGAAAAGGCTATTTGTTCTTGGTATAGTTTACCTTTATATGATAGTATTGAATCCTTGAGCTTGAAAAAACAGCAGATGTACCCATGTTTGCTTTCAGGAATTGACATGGAGACATGAATCTTGGAAGTAAAATAACTTgggttggtttttcagtttgcaGGATTGCTAAACCAGTTTGGTATTCTTTTTGGCAGTTGTCATATATGATTGATAACCAGTTGCATATTGGAGGAGttttgatatattttttatcGTAGAATCTTTTCTTCCTCATGGCTTTATAACACAATGCTGAATGATTCTGGTGGAACAAGTGATAGGCTGATGTCAGATTATCTGTTGATTTGCAGGACTTGCCTGATATGATTGCTGTTAAAGATGCAGATTTTTCTGATGTGGATGCTGTATTTTGTTGTTTGCCACATGGAACAACACAGGTTCTTTTACATTGCTTTTTTAAATGTCTAGGTTGGGACCCTTTTAAGAAATTAGAAAATCTGATGTAGTTTTCTATGAATGTGATAGACAATCTGCTCGTTTCATTTTCTGACATATTATTCTTCTCACAGGAAATCATCAAAGGCCTCCCTAAGGGGCTGAAGATTGTTGATCTCTCTGCAGTATGCTTCGGGTGCACCTTTTAGCAATTTCATATGAATTTTATGAATGCATACTAGATTATCTCTAGATTCATTTCTTGTGAGAGGTCACTACAGTTAGTAAACACTTTTACAGGATTTTCGTCTGCGTGATATTGATGAATATGAAGAATGGTATGGTCTTCCTCATAAAGCACCAGAATTGCAGGTAACTTTGTTACTTTTTTTCGGATTGCATTTTGCTTTCCGTATTACAATTTCACCTTAGTTTTAGTTTGTATTCTTTTGCTTTTGCAATTATTAATGCTCAGTTGTGCTGTTAGTGCTTCCTCTTTGTTATCTATGATGATTTAGTCACTGAAAATGGCAATTAGGGAGAAAAATGTTCCGAGTAACttgttattaattttttgaaaagtaATGTTGTTATGCATTAAGGTTGCTCTGTTGGATATTGGATTGTAAACTCATGATTGTATATACATGTTACTATTTATGTGACAACAATGAACTCCTGGGTTTATGACAGGAAAGGAAAAATCTGTCGAAAACAGGGTTTTGGAGTGTATTGTTTTCTCTATCAATTTTATCAGTTTGATATTGCGCTTGTGAATATCGCAGTTCATGGAGTTCGATTAGTATTTGATGTCTGGGAAGGATCTCAAGCAGTATTCTGACAACTGACTTGATATTGTTCATATGAGAGTTCCTGTCGTCTTATTAGCTGGCCACCTAAAATAATCATGGTCCATTTTCTATTATCTAAATTTGCAGATAGAGACTCAGGTTCATGTACATTTGCTGTGTTTTCTTACATTATACTTAACTGTATAAGACAAGTATATACATTGGAAGGCCTATGTTTTGCATAAAGTCGCCTTTGGCAAGAAACTCAGCATCGATCAAGATGATTTTTATCAAGTCAAGAGGTAGATCTCATTGGTCACCAGTTTGATCCATAATGACCAACTTCACAGCCAACGAAGCTTGCTGGTAATAGATTTTCCTGTCTTCTTCAACTTGTTCACTGGCTGTATCTGTGACCCAGTGCTTCAGGTGCTTGTACAAGTGACACCTCAGCtggcttcttttatttttctagcTTTGGGTCCAAATGACATATTTTGATGATAATACATGATTTGCTATCTTTGTCATGGAGGAATCGAAGCTTGAAAAGGAAAGTGCAGGAAAAGAAATGAGAATGCATGAACTTAGCTATAAAAAATGAACATAATCTGAAGTAGCGAAATTTTCATATATGCATTTCTGTGACTTTTAGGTactcctttccttttttctttcttcgcaATGTCAAACTTCCTGGTCCTTACTCAAGATCATAGTTGGATCCTCTAATTTATCATTTTGTTCACAGTAACTTTAGTGGAACACTGCAGTAATTGAGGTCCTCGTTTCATTAGTAAAGCAGACTAGTCTATGCTCTTATGAGAATCAATTTGTTTACAATACTGGGCTGTATGAGTATCAATTTCATTAGTGTATTTACATATTTGGAAGGGGATTTATGGTTCACCATTTCATTGCACCATGAGCTTGGCAATcaggaggtatatgtggaaaAAATCCAAGACCTCTTGAAGATATAGTTGTTGGGCTGTTGCTGTTTTTAAATGACTTTTGATAAAACTATGACTGACAGTATTACCTAGTGAAATTATATGCCCTGTACCGAGCATTTGCATGAACAATGGGCAATATTTTTAAGAGTCTAGGTTAGATTTTATCTTAATCGATATTAAGTTCCTTCCCTTGGATGAAATTTAGTAATCTCTTCTGGCCAACCTATATGTGCTGCAGATTGTTGACTCCAATTCTAAATTCAATATGAAAATTGGAAAAAAAGGAGGTCAGCTGTACTGATTAGGTTCTTTCCTTTTGGTTTTTTCCCAAGGTTGCATTTGTATTGCTTTAAGGCAATGTTCAATTCTAAATGTATTTGGCCCGTTGATCTAGTATGAACCTCATCCGTTATTACGTTGTTGCACGATCTTGACCTCCTTGCATACAATGGGTTAACTTCTTTGCTGGTCTGACCTATATATTCTTGGTTCAATATTGTTCTTCACATCTATAGGCAAGTTTTTGTGATTTTCTTGTTTCTGCTTTTCCTTTGTGCAAGATGGATAGTGGTGCTATTTAAGCTTTATCACTGCAtatcttttgaaattcttgctaATGTTTTTCCTTGTTGATATAGAAAGAGGCCATATATGGGCTGACAGAAGTTTCAAGGGATGAAATCCGAAATGCACGTCTTATTGCAAACCCTGGATGTTATCCAAcatccatccaacttcctctcaTTCCATTGATCAAGGTTTGAACTATATAACATATCATTGTAGTGAACATATATTGGTTTTAATCCAACAGGTAGCAGAATTAGACTCACAGATCTGCAAATAAGAACTGTTAGCTTTCCAACTGCCATTTTGCCCTAGCTTTCAAATAGATTTAAAAAGTAGCACAATAGTTTTCATTGGAACAGAAGATGGAAAggtatgataaaaaaaaatctgttccTTAAAATTTGAACTAATACCTATTAGatctatataaaaataaagttctcatTATATCCTTGGACATTCCCCTCTTCCTTACTGCACTCGAGCCCCTTTTCTTACTGGAACCTCCTCAAACATTTTGCACTTGCCCATTTTATTAGGTTTTTGATTATATTTATCTATTAAATGTTACATTATATAAATTTTACTattaaacatatccaaaatCTAATTTAGATGAACTTTTATCCAGAACAATTCAAAGTGAATGATTAGATTAACATTAATAAATTTGTAACCGGAGTATCAATCATCGGTTAAGGTTTTTTAATTCTGCATTTGAAATGCTACATTTTTCAGAGGTCTAGGCAtttgatatatttttaaattttgctTGATGTACAGGCTCACCTGATAGAACTGACAAATATCATTATTGATGCAAAGTCTGGTGTCAGTGGAGCAGGTTCAAATACATCATGGTTTCTCAAACTTATGTTCTTAAACCAATAAACGAAACTTGTCAGCTGCAAAATGTAGATGTTTCAGCATCATTTTAGCAGAATATAATATTGGATGTCATACAGGACGTGGAGCCAAGGAGGCAAACCTTTACACTGAAATTTCTGAAGGCATTCATTCTTATGGACTTACCAAGCATCGCCATGGTATTTTATTTGCTGTGTTTTTTTCGTATTTGGATTTTTCAGAGCCTTCACTTTGATCATTCTTGTCATGTGCATCATTTATCAATAAATATTTTgtacaagcaatttttttttgccATTTTCTTTGACAGTTTTCCAGTTTTGTCACATCATATGGTGAAAATGATAATTAATTTAACCTATCATCTAATAAATTCCATACATGAAAAAGATGCATATTTTGATGTAATAGATGCACATAGAGAATTATTGTTAATGGATGGAGAACTGAAGGCTTCATTACTAATGATGTAACTATAGAATGGGAAAGTTATGATTAAGGATCTTAGTTactgaaattttgaaattagaAAAAGCAAAATGTTGGGAGAAGCTCTCAGATATGCATAAATAAGGACAATTATGAGGCTGCACTGGCTTTAAATTATATCTAAAGTCACTTTTAGAGGTTATTGGCCACGATAATGGAATTTAGCACAAGCGAGCAATTTCCAATAATTATCTTGACCTTATATCAAGGTGTAGCATTAAGTTTTATTTTACTTGTATAggcaaatattaaaaatatttcaaaaggaGAGTTTTGAAAAAAGATTAGTGTTATTTGCAAATCCAATTTGGATTTTTGAGAGCATAACGGAATGCTAAATTGGTATTGTGAAGGAGCGTTTTTGATTTGGTGCGTGTGCGCGTGCACATTTGGGTGATCGTATGTGCATGCCTGTGTTTGTGTATTGAATAGCTAAGCAAATGGTAATTATAGTTGTTCAAATTGAAATGAACTAATGTTAAATAGCTAGAAGAAGAAGGTTCCACACTTCTTGTATGCAATCTGGTTGCAGCCTATAATCTGTAAAAGCTGCTAGTGCAAAGTTTATAGGTACAATATACATGCTTATGGTAATGACTTAGTAGGTTCCcccccttctttccttcttttattttaaaattttttggcaGCCCTCCTGATTATGAATGGAaagatctgaattttaatattcTGGTGTATAAATTTTGCCTTTCTTCATTTGAATCATGGGATTTATGACTTTAAAAGCACCAATGCTgttttgcttttgcttttggATTTAGATGGGGGTGCCATACTTCTCCTTTTATTATTGCAGTTCCGGAAATCGAACAAGGACTGTCTGATGCTTCACATTCTAAAGTCACAGTTAGCTTCACTCCTCATCTGATGCCTATGGTAAACGTTCAACTCGGTTATTACGTATATTGTTGAAGTCAAtcttaatttttattgttataCTCCTTTCAATGTCAATATTAGCAAGTTCAGTTGTTGACCTGGCATGTACATCTTCAACAGAGCCGTGGAATGCAGTCAACTATATACGTCCAAATGGCACCTGGGGTGACTATTGAGGACTTGTACCAACAACTGAAGACTACTTATGAGGTATGTCCATCATCATCTGATAGGAATGTGGCTTTTTTACTGTCACTATTTGAATATTCACTCTCAGCCAGTTATTCTTCATGTATGTTTAGAATCATAATCAACTGTATTTTTAATATGTTATATTGCTAGAAGGCCCTGATGTGTAAACATGAGATTTTTAGCtatgataatatttattttttaatagttAATTTTTTTGAATGGGGATGCCCAACAAAAATCAGGGTGAGAGCATGATGGATCCCAGGTCGCTAGTATCCAATACTGAGTGACTTTACCAATCGACCAGTAGGCACCCTCTTTGGAATGGTCAATTTGATATGCAGTTACCGTATATGTCAACAAAGAATCATACACCATTGTCAAGTATATCACTCTTCATGGGGCATGAAGCCAAACCAACTAGCCTAAGTTTATGAGCAATTGGTTTTTAATAACCATCTTATGGAACATTATTGTAGCTTCTTTTTACCTGGAATAGGAATCATATTTCATCAATCATTGAATATTGACCATCTGATTAGTTATCTCCAAGTCTCTGTAGCAAGAAACTTCTATTGGGGGTGCTGCGCTGGCTTCAAAATATCTGGAAACTTGTATATGAACCCACTTCGTAAGCATTTTCTTAAATCTTTTTGAGAGATCCACTTCCCCATTCTTGCATCAGAATCAGCTCCTGCTGTCGCTTTAGATAACTAAGGTCCAAGTTGGTCAACAGGATGTTTGAATTGTGTTTATAGGGTTGGGTTGATTAGAGATGCATGGAAAGAGGGGTTAAGGTAATAGAGGAAGCAGAATATTGGTGTT
The sequence above is drawn from the Phoenix dactylifera cultivar Barhee BC4 unplaced genomic scaffold, palm_55x_up_171113_PBpolish2nd_filt_p 000007F, whole genome shotgun sequence genome and encodes:
- the LOC103709234 gene encoding probable N-acetyl-gamma-glutamyl-phosphate reductase, chloroplastic isoform X1; its protein translation is MSSAALGAVSVDVGSLQKQNEVGRLKVRRRSGLVLRVRASVASSQQSLQLAKGKTQKSEKTVQIGVLGASGYTGAEIIRLLANHPQFGIMLMTADRKAGQSIGSVFPHLITQDLPDMIAVKDADFSDVDAVFCCLPHGTTQEIIKGLPKGLKIVDLSADFRLRDIDEYEEWYGLPHKAPELQKEAIYGLTEVSRDEIRNARLIANPGCYPTSIQLPLIPLIKAHLIELTNIIIDAKSGVSGAGRGAKEANLYTEISEGIHSYGLTKHRHVPEIEQGLSDASHSKVTVSFTPHLMPMSRGMQSTIYVQMAPGVTIEDLYQQLKTTYEGEEFVKLLGKGSVPHTRHVRGSNYCFMNVFQDRIPGRAIIISAIDNLVKGASGQAIQNLNLMMGFAENMGLQYQPLFP
- the LOC103709234 gene encoding probable N-acetyl-gamma-glutamyl-phosphate reductase, chloroplastic isoform X2; the protein is MSSAALGAVSVDVGSLQKNEVGRLKVRRRSGLVLRVRASVASSQQSLQLAKGKTQKSEKTVQIGVLGASGYTGAEIIRLLANHPQFGIMLMTADRKAGQSIGSVFPHLITQDLPDMIAVKDADFSDVDAVFCCLPHGTTQEIIKGLPKGLKIVDLSADFRLRDIDEYEEWYGLPHKAPELQKEAIYGLTEVSRDEIRNARLIANPGCYPTSIQLPLIPLIKAHLIELTNIIIDAKSGVSGAGRGAKEANLYTEISEGIHSYGLTKHRHVPEIEQGLSDASHSKVTVSFTPHLMPMSRGMQSTIYVQMAPGVTIEDLYQQLKTTYEGEEFVKLLGKGSVPHTRHVRGSNYCFMNVFQDRIPGRAIIISAIDNLVKGASGQAIQNLNLMMGFAENMGLQYQPLFP